The Acidobacteriota bacterium genome has a segment encoding these proteins:
- a CDS encoding DUF1611 domain-containing protein, whose amino-acid sequence MPRRRILILAEGHFGKLESKTANCVIRYRGREVVGVIDSRRAGKTVQRVLGFGGKIPVVGSLREGLALRPTDLLIGVAPQGGMIEPSWEHVLLRALRAGLNVVNGLHVLLSENAHFQKAARAGGAKIFDLRKYDRPLRLPKVKPPRLRAKVLLTVGSDCNVGKMTVAWEAAEALRALGLRVGVVATGQTGIYLTGKGIPVDAIKSDFIAGAVEEAVEREARRAQAVVVEGQGSLNHPAYSGVTLGLLHGSHADALLFCHEPGRACIDGYPRCRLPSLATLVRLNEEAAAMVKPAPVVAVALNSARLSDARAKAALRETQTETRLPAVDPIRFGRRALTSVLREALF is encoded by the coding sequence ATGCCTCGCCGCCGCATCCTGATTCTCGCCGAGGGCCATTTCGGAAAGCTCGAGTCGAAGACCGCCAATTGCGTCATCCGCTACCGTGGGCGCGAAGTCGTGGGCGTCATCGATTCCCGCCGCGCGGGCAAAACCGTCCAGCGGGTGCTCGGCTTCGGAGGAAAGATTCCCGTCGTGGGGAGCCTGCGCGAGGGACTTGCCCTGCGCCCGACCGACCTTCTCATCGGCGTGGCGCCGCAGGGGGGCATGATCGAGCCCTCGTGGGAGCATGTTCTCCTCCGCGCCCTGCGCGCGGGCCTGAACGTCGTGAACGGCCTCCATGTCCTTCTTTCCGAAAATGCGCACTTTCAGAAGGCGGCCCGGGCGGGAGGGGCGAAGATTTTCGATTTGCGCAAATACGACCGCCCGCTCCGCCTCCCGAAGGTGAAGCCTCCCCGCTTGCGCGCGAAGGTGCTGCTCACCGTCGGAAGCGACTGCAACGTGGGCAAGATGACGGTCGCGTGGGAGGCGGCCGAGGCCCTTCGGGCGCTGGGTCTTCGCGTGGGCGTCGTCGCGACGGGGCAGACCGGCATCTATCTCACGGGCAAGGGGATTCCCGTGGACGCCATCAAGAGCGACTTCATCGCGGGCGCCGTGGAAGAGGCGGTCGAGCGCGAGGCACGCCGCGCCCAAGCCGTCGTCGTCGAAGGGCAGGGCTCGCTGAACCATCCGGCCTACTCGGGGGTGACGCTCGGGCTCCTGCACGGCTCGCATGCCGACGCGCTTCTTTTCTGCCACGAGCCGGGGCGCGCCTGCATTGACGGCTATCCGAGGTGCCGCCTCCCTTCGCTTGCGACGCTCGTGCGCCTAAACGAGGAGGCCGCCGCGATGGTCAAGCCCGCCCCCGTGGTGGCCGTCGCCCTCAACAGCGCCCGCCTGAGCGACGCCCGCGCGAAGGCCGCCCTTCGCGAAACCCAGACCGAGACGCGCCTTCCCGCGGTGGATCCCATCCGCTTCGGCCGCCGGGCACTCACCAGCGTCCTTCGAGAAGCCTTGTTCTAA
- a CDS encoding sulfatase-like hydrolase/transferase, with protein sequence MLFSLGVLGCGQSTRPNLLFITVDTLRADRLGCAGYADIETPAIDRLAHEGVYFPGLYATAPITFPTHASLFTSKYPFSHGARMNGLHVLDDAHPTLAEILRQQGYETGAVIGSFVLHSMFGLDQGFSYYDSVEDYPKEKTDFFQLRINDRAASEVTRLAVEWFDRSRLEGGPPWFLWVHYFDPHNPYEPPEPFRSRYEGSAYDGEIAYTDSQIGVLLEHLEEKNAMDDTLVVFVADHGEALGEHGEPTHSFFLYEATVRVPLIFYGQGISTRGMRHEAPASQVDVAPTVLDLLGLDIPSEFQGKSLRPLWENGAAYAHDVYMEAYTPYYDYRWAPSEALVRGPWKYILAPRPELYRTGEDPEELDNRTARDSERALEMRSALLSLRRRYPKASETKAELTQDHLEKLQSLGYLTGGAATLEEPDALKMAKILPDVKDRVPVIELNLRASRAANAGNFDEGIRLCREILAIDPENLGVLARLAKLYKKTEKLREEIRLRRKIADIEPSHTWSYYHVLAAWEEQQGNEEARKEALRKAADSFAINERLTGTLLPEELNNRARFYRLLEDYERAEADYKLGIEKYPHAAFLPYGLGNLYRRLERLDEARAMYEEALRRDPRHRGAKVNLSNVLAEQGHYERAIALIEEIHREFDPTAQTYSNLGQCHINLGKVDEGIDYLLKALEINPDHAESILGLAEILFREGRRERGIVYCKKVLSQDPENKQALALMDKYAGTPPG encoded by the coding sequence TTGCTCTTTTCTTTAGGAGTCCTAGGCTGCGGCCAAAGCACGCGCCCCAATCTCCTTTTCATTACGGTGGACACACTGCGCGCCGACCGGCTCGGCTGCGCCGGCTACGCGGACATCGAGACGCCGGCCATCGACCGCCTGGCCCATGAAGGCGTGTATTTCCCCGGTCTCTACGCCACGGCCCCCATCACCTTTCCGACCCACGCCTCGCTTTTTACGTCCAAGTACCCCTTCTCGCACGGCGCGCGCATGAACGGCCTTCACGTGCTCGACGACGCGCATCCGACCCTCGCCGAAATCCTGAGACAGCAAGGCTACGAAACGGGCGCCGTCATCGGCTCGTTCGTCCTCCACTCGATGTTCGGCCTGGATCAGGGATTTTCCTACTACGATTCCGTGGAAGATTACCCCAAGGAAAAGACCGATTTCTTCCAACTGCGCATCAACGACCGCGCCGCCTCGGAGGTCACCCGCCTCGCCGTCGAATGGTTCGATAGAAGCCGGCTGGAAGGCGGGCCGCCCTGGTTTCTCTGGGTACACTATTTCGACCCTCACAATCCCTACGAACCTCCGGAGCCGTTCCGCAGCCGGTACGAAGGGAGCGCCTACGACGGGGAAATCGCTTATACCGACAGCCAGATCGGCGTGCTTCTGGAACATCTGGAGGAAAAGAATGCGATGGACGACACGCTCGTCGTATTCGTCGCGGACCATGGCGAGGCCCTTGGCGAGCACGGCGAGCCCACGCACAGCTTCTTTCTCTACGAGGCCACGGTACGGGTTCCTCTAATCTTTTACGGACAGGGAATTTCCACAAGGGGAATGCGCCATGAAGCACCCGCCTCTCAGGTGGATGTGGCCCCCACGGTGCTCGACCTCCTCGGCTTGGACATTCCCTCCGAATTTCAAGGGAAGAGCCTGCGGCCGCTTTGGGAAAACGGAGCCGCGTATGCGCATGACGTGTACATGGAAGCGTATACCCCCTACTACGATTACCGCTGGGCGCCCTCGGAGGCCCTCGTTCGCGGGCCGTGGAAATACATCCTTGCGCCGAGGCCGGAGCTTTACCGGACGGGCGAGGATCCGGAGGAGCTCGACAATCGAACCGCCCGGGATTCGGAGCGGGCCCTGGAGATGAGGAGCGCCTTGCTCAGTCTTCGGCGACGCTACCCGAAAGCCTCGGAGACCAAAGCCGAGCTTACCCAGGATCACCTGGAAAAACTTCAAAGCCTGGGCTACCTTACGGGAGGGGCCGCAACACTGGAAGAGCCCGACGCTCTCAAGATGGCAAAAATACTTCCCGACGTCAAAGATCGCGTCCCGGTCATCGAGTTGAACCTGAGAGCGAGCCGCGCCGCCAACGCCGGAAATTTTGATGAGGGCATACGTCTTTGCCGCGAAATTCTCGCCATCGATCCGGAAAACCTGGGAGTGCTCGCCCGCCTCGCAAAACTTTACAAAAAAACAGAGAAGCTTCGGGAAGAGATTCGTCTTCGGCGCAAAATCGCCGACATCGAGCCCTCCCATACATGGAGCTACTACCATGTGCTGGCCGCTTGGGAGGAACAGCAGGGCAACGAGGAAGCGCGTAAGGAAGCCCTTCGCAAGGCCGCCGATTCGTTCGCGATTAACGAGAGACTCACGGGAACGCTGCTTCCCGAGGAACTCAACAATCGCGCGCGGTTCTACCGGCTGCTGGAAGATTACGAGCGGGCCGAGGCGGACTACAAGCTGGGCATTGAGAAATACCCCCATGCGGCTTTCCTCCCCTACGGCCTCGGGAATCTATACCGGCGCCTCGAGCGCCTGGACGAGGCGCGGGCCATGTACGAGGAGGCGCTTCGTCGGGATCCCCGCCACCGCGGCGCCAAGGTCAACCTGAGCAACGTTCTCGCCGAGCAGGGGCACTACGAGCGCGCGATCGCACTGATCGAGGAAATCCACCGCGAATTCGACCCCACCGCGCAGACGTACTCGAACCTCGGGCAGTGCCACATAAACCTGGGCAAGGTGGACGAGGGAATCGATTATCTTCTGAAGGCGCTGGAAATAAACCCCGACCACGCCGAGTCGATTCTCGGCTTGGCGGAAATCCTGTTCCGGGAGGGCAGGCGGGAGCGCGGGATCGTCTATTGCAAAAAAGTCCTCTCCCAGGACCCGGAGAACAAGCAGGCTCTTGCCCTGATGGATAAGTACGCCGGGACGCCGCCCGGTTGA
- a CDS encoding protein kinase yields MPDDEITKEAAPDKATPPTTGELRPGQEFAGRYEVIETLGRGSFGLVYRARDLSLHRTVALKVLRTEIIDTKALTEDKARFVREATTAAALTHPHIATIYDAGESGGVPYIAMELVEGRTLREILEAEGALPLKRALNIARQTAATLAYAHAHDIIHRDIKPGNILLTADDQIKLADFGLAKIYRGDASGSPTTAPLTKEGTIVGTLQYLSPEYIRGEAVNDRADVYAMGIVLYEMLSGKPPFDSLKMMEILKMHLESEPKPLVEAVKTSLPKDFDVLVHKMLSKSRAERPSADEASLELDRVHMLLADETSKTMIVELPKTEGLSTDEVPPDPYIGRVIRDCKVLEIIGEGGMGAVYKAQHIQLGTYRAIKIIRKELATQAGFFERFRNEALLTEGLRHPNLVTLYDFSRLEDGSIYSMWEFVEGENLEESLKRDRRIRPQEVVRIMLQVLSGLAEAHRRGIIHRDLSLDNIMLVREDDTENVKLIDFGIAKSMKAPEPGTPFTEVGVFVGKIGYSSPEQLGDLPKNQTIDARTDIFSSGVVLFRMLTGRFPFNTSSMTTYMRDIAVSTPEKLRRRFPPYVPLPLREIAVKCLSTDPALRFQSADELSEALRQVDISELIRRPVQVKQRRGFRVALAVMLVLLAGATFYLQQQGLLDLTHLDLERLGLRTAEPEVTVRDFRRLAEEAFTAGNLIEPPNASARYWAQRLAEAEGGDASYLKEMEGRIAESLIAEGEALLSSRRPEDQARARDAFVRALALWPDDQKARFGASLSEGALALLGDDPEAALAFFEEAKGINPMSKELRLWMADAHRALSDRYAEAGDWDAARRERDEATFLNPNYGPGDFKLAALEKEEKEKATQQKLAALKKPRPEPSPPPKPPRPAKMETVQPPRSARKVEARPGRREEPPPPAPRAPASDDPAKYNNQGNLYFKQGKYKEAEEQFRLALSIDPENPLIQNNLANLYYTQGKYAQAQPHYEKVVLKDPKNHKAHYYLGMIAMEQGDPGQAEKMFREALLLSPAQALYLFELGNALEDQGQLDEAARVFQRAIDAGLDKPAVHMNLGNIYLDLDRPREAAEEYRKAVTLAPGDAYAHYNLGMAYFDLKNYGEARASWEKAIQHRPGYASAHFALGNLHWQQKRLTDAKFHYEKTAQLKPDHGNAHYNLSLVYDEMGDGAAAAKSRRRACDLGVARACSPQ; encoded by the coding sequence ATGCCGGACGACGAGATCACTAAGGAAGCGGCGCCGGACAAAGCCACACCTCCCACGACGGGGGAGTTGCGACCGGGCCAGGAGTTCGCGGGGCGGTACGAGGTAATCGAGACGCTCGGCCGGGGGTCGTTCGGGTTGGTGTATCGGGCGCGCGACCTTTCGCTCCACCGCACCGTGGCCCTCAAGGTGCTGCGCACGGAGATTATCGACACCAAGGCGCTCACGGAGGACAAGGCGCGATTCGTCCGAGAGGCGACGACGGCGGCCGCTCTGACCCACCCCCACATCGCGACCATCTACGACGCGGGCGAATCGGGCGGCGTCCCGTACATCGCCATGGAGCTGGTGGAGGGGCGCACGCTTCGAGAAATTCTCGAAGCCGAGGGGGCGCTTCCGCTCAAGCGCGCCCTCAATATCGCGCGCCAGACGGCCGCCACGCTCGCCTACGCCCACGCCCACGACATCATCCACCGCGACATCAAGCCCGGGAACATTCTGCTCACGGCCGATGACCAGATCAAGCTCGCGGATTTCGGCCTCGCGAAAATTTACCGCGGCGACGCCTCCGGCTCGCCAACGACCGCGCCCCTAACGAAAGAGGGCACCATCGTGGGGACGCTCCAGTACCTTTCGCCCGAGTACATCCGCGGCGAGGCCGTGAACGACCGCGCGGACGTCTATGCAATGGGCATCGTCCTCTACGAGATGCTGTCGGGCAAGCCGCCGTTCGACTCGCTGAAAATGATGGAAATCTTGAAGATGCATCTCGAGAGCGAGCCCAAGCCCCTCGTCGAGGCGGTGAAGACGTCCCTGCCGAAGGACTTCGACGTGCTCGTGCACAAGATGCTCTCCAAAAGCCGCGCCGAGCGCCCGAGCGCCGACGAGGCTTCCCTCGAGCTCGACCGCGTCCACATGCTCCTCGCGGACGAGACGAGCAAGACCATGATCGTGGAGCTTCCGAAAACCGAGGGCCTTTCCACCGATGAGGTCCCTCCCGATCCCTACATCGGGCGCGTCATCCGCGACTGCAAGGTTCTGGAAATCATCGGCGAGGGCGGCATGGGCGCCGTCTACAAGGCGCAACACATCCAACTCGGCACGTACCGCGCCATCAAGATCATTCGCAAGGAGCTTGCCACACAGGCCGGCTTTTTCGAGCGCTTTCGGAACGAAGCACTCCTCACGGAGGGGCTGCGCCACCCCAACCTCGTGACGCTCTACGACTTCAGCCGCCTTGAGGATGGCTCCATCTACTCGATGTGGGAGTTCGTCGAGGGGGAGAACCTCGAGGAGAGCCTCAAGCGGGACAGACGCATCCGGCCGCAGGAAGTGGTGCGAATTATGCTGCAGGTGCTCAGCGGCCTCGCCGAGGCCCACCGGCGGGGCATCATCCACCGCGACCTCTCGCTCGACAACATCATGCTGGTGCGCGAGGACGACACGGAGAACGTCAAGCTTATTGATTTCGGCATCGCCAAGAGCATGAAGGCGCCCGAGCCGGGAACGCCCTTTACGGAGGTCGGCGTCTTCGTGGGCAAGATCGGCTACAGCTCGCCCGAGCAGCTGGGGGATCTCCCGAAGAACCAGACTATAGATGCCCGCACGGACATTTTCTCCTCGGGCGTCGTGTTGTTCCGCATGCTCACGGGCCGCTTCCCGTTCAACACGTCTTCCATGACGACCTATATGCGCGACATCGCGGTCTCGACGCCCGAGAAGCTGCGCCGGCGCTTCCCGCCCTACGTGCCGCTCCCGCTTCGGGAAATCGCGGTCAAATGCCTCTCCACCGACCCCGCGCTGCGCTTCCAGAGCGCGGACGAGCTGAGCGAGGCGTTGCGCCAGGTGGACATCAGCGAGCTGATAAGGCGTCCCGTGCAGGTCAAGCAGCGCAGGGGGTTTAGGGTGGCGTTAGCGGTGATGCTCGTGCTGCTCGCCGGCGCGACCTTCTACCTCCAGCAACAGGGGCTCCTCGACCTGACGCACCTCGACCTGGAGCGCCTCGGTCTCCGCACCGCGGAACCGGAGGTAACGGTGCGCGACTTTCGGCGCCTGGCCGAGGAAGCCTTCACGGCGGGAAATCTCATCGAACCTCCGAACGCAAGCGCCCGCTACTGGGCGCAGCGCCTGGCCGAAGCGGAGGGAGGCGACGCCTCGTACCTCAAGGAAATGGAGGGGCGCATCGCCGAGAGCCTTATCGCCGAGGGAGAAGCACTGCTTTCAAGCCGCCGGCCCGAGGACCAGGCGAGGGCGCGCGACGCCTTCGTCCGCGCGCTCGCGCTGTGGCCTGACGACCAGAAAGCGCGCTTCGGAGCGTCTCTTTCCGAGGGAGCGCTCGCGCTCCTTGGGGATGATCCCGAGGCGGCGCTCGCCTTCTTTGAGGAGGCGAAGGGCATCAACCCGATGTCGAAAGAGCTGCGGCTCTGGATGGCCGACGCGCACCGGGCGCTCAGCGACCGCTACGCCGAGGCGGGGGACTGGGACGCGGCGCGCCGCGAGCGCGACGAAGCGACGTTTCTCAACCCGAACTACGGACCCGGTGATTTCAAGCTGGCCGCGCTCGAAAAGGAGGAAAAGGAAAAAGCGACGCAGCAGAAGCTGGCCGCCTTGAAGAAGCCGCGCCCCGAGCCGTCGCCACCCCCCAAGCCGCCCCGGCCCGCGAAGATGGAAACGGTGCAGCCCCCCCGCTCCGCGCGAAAGGTCGAAGCGCGCCCCGGGCGAAGAGAGGAACCGCCGCCGCCCGCGCCGCGCGCCCCGGCTTCCGACGACCCCGCCAAGTACAACAACCAGGGAAACCTCTACTTCAAGCAGGGCAAGTACAAGGAGGCCGAGGAGCAATTCCGCCTGGCCCTGAGCATCGACCCGGAGAACCCGCTCATCCAGAACAACCTCGCAAACCTCTACTACACGCAGGGGAAATACGCCCAGGCGCAGCCGCATTACGAAAAGGTCGTCCTCAAGGACCCAAAGAACCACAAGGCGCACTATTACCTCGGCATGATCGCCATGGAGCAGGGAGATCCCGGGCAGGCGGAGAAGATGTTCCGCGAGGCGCTGCTTCTCTCCCCCGCCCAAGCGCTCTACCTCTTCGAGCTTGGAAACGCCCTCGAAGACCAGGGACAACTGGACGAGGCCGCCCGGGTGTTCCAGCGCGCCATCGACGCCGGCCTCGACAAGCCCGCCGTGCACATGAACCTGGGAAACATCTACCTGGACCTCGACCGCCCCAGAGAAGCGGCCGAGGAATACCGGAAGGCCGTGACACTCGCGCCCGGGGACGCCTACGCGCACTACAACCTGGGGATGGCCTATTTTGATTTAAAGAACTACGGCGAGGCGCGCGCGAGCTGGGAGAAAGCCATCCAGCACAGGCCCGGTTACGCGTCGGCGCACTTCGCGCTCGGCAATCTCCACTGGCAGCAGAAGCGCCTCACGGACGCGAAGTTCCACTACGAAAAGACGGCCCAGTTGAAGCCTGACCACGGCAACGCCCACTACAACCTGAGCCTGGTCTACGACGAGATGGGCGACGGCGCGGCGGCCGCGAAGAGCCGCCGCAGGGCGTGCGATCTCGGGGTCGCGCGGGCCTGCTCGCCGCAGTAG
- a CDS encoding chemotaxis protein CheW, whose amino-acid sequence MDVSIFAFSVGDYIGGLNFDHVEHVEEQSNVSGEVRERSLRVGDEILPLVDLRTWFGVKGLLPAGGRVFVWDVNRRVFVVDEALKVIHLSAGDIHPLPPYIFQKERPFRGLFPYENQWGLLLEENAEHAAYAQVG is encoded by the coding sequence ATGGACGTCTCGATTTTCGCGTTTTCGGTTGGCGACTATATCGGCGGGCTTAATTTCGACCACGTCGAACATGTCGAGGAACAGAGCAACGTGTCCGGCGAGGTTCGGGAGCGGAGCCTGCGCGTCGGCGACGAGATCCTGCCGCTCGTGGACCTGCGGACGTGGTTCGGCGTGAAAGGGCTGCTTCCGGCGGGCGGCCGCGTCTTCGTCTGGGACGTGAATCGCCGCGTGTTCGTGGTGGACGAGGCCCTCAAGGTGATCCACCTGAGCGCCGGCGATATCCACCCCCTGCCGCCGTACATCTTTCAGAAGGAGCGGCCGTTTCGGGGTCTCTTCCCCTACGAGAACCAATGGGGTCTGCTCCTAGAGGAGAACGCAGAGCATGCTGCTTACGCTCAAGTGGGATGA
- a CDS encoding response regulator, which produces MKKRVLVADDSITIQKVVELSLSESYEVRCAANGAQAIELFEDYGPDIVLCDALMPEKDGYEVCAFVKGHAQLRHTPVLMLHGAFESFDEARARDVGADETLTKPFDTQTLIDMVGKLLSQIAQPSAEAASQEEAPPQEVVAKVEEDVESAFEAFEEKAGPAEEPSAPEEPPEAEETMAIPVPTMQSLAAGDAPQAEPPKEAGEAAESEPSYRGETVAVPRRELAQALEEDKKPSEGATAGPEAPEESPAEAPGTSPAEAFGASLAESGAGSPAEDVASELDAELANMDFGGDEEPSPLGEAAEEPVAEAQEESPLEADVPSESAPAAEAETEAEEAAAPPLPSEPTLDVSQEAMPAESAPSEEAVKEPVETEAPARAEEEEAPILGEESAEQVPEAYYEPPQGVTEDDRAFAREMAESSSVSATEMLGDEAVKAPAEEPREEEQAPAAEEEKARTETEEMATSELLKEMGEPSARELLNEEEIQKVVERAVKRISEKVLREIAWEVVPDLAEVLIRKKIEEIEKDAEKKK; this is translated from the coding sequence ATGAAGAAACGCGTTCTTGTGGCCGACGACAGCATCACCATTCAGAAGGTGGTTGAGCTTTCCCTTTCGGAATCCTACGAGGTGCGCTGCGCGGCAAACGGCGCCCAGGCCATCGAGCTTTTTGAAGATTACGGGCCCGATATCGTTCTCTGCGACGCCCTGATGCCCGAAAAGGACGGCTACGAAGTGTGCGCTTTCGTGAAAGGCCACGCCCAACTGAGACACACGCCGGTGCTCATGCTCCACGGAGCCTTTGAAAGCTTCGACGAAGCGCGCGCCCGCGACGTGGGGGCGGACGAGACCCTGACGAAGCCCTTCGACACGCAGACGCTCATCGACATGGTGGGAAAGCTTCTCTCCCAGATCGCGCAGCCGTCGGCCGAGGCGGCGTCTCAGGAAGAAGCGCCCCCTCAAGAGGTCGTGGCCAAAGTCGAGGAGGACGTGGAGAGCGCCTTCGAGGCGTTCGAGGAAAAAGCCGGACCGGCGGAGGAACCGTCCGCGCCCGAGGAGCCGCCCGAGGCCGAGGAAACCATGGCCATTCCCGTTCCGACGATGCAGTCCCTAGCCGCAGGGGATGCTCCCCAAGCCGAGCCTCCCAAGGAGGCCGGGGAAGCTGCCGAGTCCGAGCCGTCCTATCGAGGGGAAACCGTTGCCGTTCCGCGCCGCGAATTGGCGCAGGCGCTCGAAGAGGACAAGAAGCCTTCGGAGGGTGCCACGGCCGGCCCCGAGGCACCGGAGGAAAGTCCCGCCGAGGCACCCGGGACGAGCCCCGCCGAAGCATTCGGTGCAAGCCTCGCCGAGTCGGGGGCAGGTTCACCGGCAGAAGACGTAGCATCCGAGCTTGACGCCGAGCTCGCGAACATGGACTTTGGCGGCGATGAGGAGCCTTCGCCCCTGGGGGAGGCGGCGGAGGAGCCGGTCGCCGAGGCTCAAGAAGAATCTCCCCTGGAAGCCGATGTGCCTTCGGAGTCCGCCCCGGCGGCGGAAGCTGAGACGGAGGCCGAAGAAGCAGCGGCGCCGCCTCTTCCTTCCGAGCCGACGCTGGACGTTTCGCAGGAGGCGATGCCAGCGGAGAGCGCTCCTTCGGAGGAAGCAGTGAAGGAGCCGGTCGAAACGGAAGCGCCGGCCCGGGCCGAGGAGGAAGAAGCCCCCATCCTCGGCGAGGAGAGCGCGGAGCAGGTCCCCGAGGCCTATTACGAGCCGCCGCAGGGCGTCACGGAAGACGACCGGGCGTTCGCGCGCGAGATGGCCGAGAGCAGTTCCGTTTCGGCAACCGAGATGCTCGGCGATGAAGCCGTAAAAGCGCCGGCTGAAGAGCCTCGAGAAGAAGAACAAGCGCCCGCCGCCGAAGAAGAAAAGGCGCGAACCGAGACCGAAGAGATGGCCACCTCGGAGCTCCTGAAGGAAATGGGAGAGCCGTCGGCTCGGGAGCTTTTGAACGAGGAGGAGATTCAGAAAGTCGTCGAGCGCGCCGTCAAGCGCATCTCCGAAAAGGTGCTCCGTGAAATCGCCTGGGAAGTCGTTCCCGATCTGGCCGAGGTGCTCATCCGCAAGAAGATCGAAGAGATCGAGAAGGACGCGGAGAAGAAGAAGTAA
- a CDS encoding chemotaxis protein CheW, whose product MLLTLKWDEARGALPLESIWEVVRLGENGDEALQSVPQMRVSLAGMLMRRSYAVPVFDPRRWKGFFEHVPKIRGQYAVLLQTEDSLDGLLAQEVGILSAFERLTDFAQAETRNATGLGKRFVDSAVRGERAVWALLSVSRLARAMHGELDPPSKENS is encoded by the coding sequence ATGCTGCTTACGCTCAAGTGGGATGAGGCGCGCGGGGCGCTGCCGCTCGAATCGATATGGGAGGTCGTCCGCCTCGGTGAAAACGGAGACGAAGCGCTCCAGAGCGTTCCGCAAATGCGGGTTTCGCTCGCGGGCATGCTCATGCGCCGAAGCTACGCCGTGCCGGTGTTCGACCCGCGGCGTTGGAAAGGATTCTTTGAACACGTCCCCAAGATCCGGGGCCAATACGCGGTGCTCCTCCAGACCGAGGACAGCCTAGACGGTCTGCTGGCCCAAGAGGTGGGCATCTTGAGTGCGTTCGAGCGATTGACGGATTTCGCCCAGGCCGAAACGCGGAATGCGACGGGGCTTGGGAAGCGGTTTGTGGACAGTGCCGTGCGCGGCGAGCGCGCAGTCTGGGCGCTTCTTTCGGTGTCCCGCCTCGCGCGCGCGATGCACGGCGAACTTGATCCCCCCAGCAAGGAGAACTCATGA